The Haloarcula sp. DT43 genome includes a region encoding these proteins:
- a CDS encoding creatininase family protein, protein MDLQTETWTDMADVETDLALLPVGSTEQHGPHAPLGTDTLDAEAVAERGAERYDDPVVVAPPVPVGVAEEHRAFSGTLWASESTFRAYVRDIVRSLASHGWDHVVLVNGHGGNIDALREVSGRITRHDEAFAVPFTWFDAVGDHSADMGHGGPLETSLLQHTNPESVHEDRLDEAADGGSDGWGEWQSGVNLAFDSDEFTENGVVGDPREGSAERGETLLELATRSLVDLLDEIADRPVGPRE, encoded by the coding sequence ATGGACCTACAGACGGAGACCTGGACCGACATGGCGGATGTAGAGACGGACCTGGCCCTCCTCCCCGTCGGAAGCACGGAGCAACACGGGCCACACGCACCGCTCGGGACGGACACGCTCGACGCCGAGGCGGTCGCCGAACGCGGGGCCGAGCGCTACGACGACCCCGTCGTCGTCGCGCCGCCGGTTCCCGTCGGCGTCGCCGAGGAGCACCGGGCGTTCTCCGGAACGCTGTGGGCCTCCGAGTCGACGTTCCGGGCATACGTCCGGGACATCGTCCGGAGTCTCGCCAGCCACGGCTGGGACCACGTGGTGCTGGTCAACGGCCACGGCGGCAACATCGACGCACTGCGGGAGGTCTCTGGCCGGATTACCCGCCACGACGAGGCCTTCGCCGTCCCGTTCACGTGGTTCGACGCGGTCGGCGACCACAGCGCCGACATGGGTCACGGCGGGCCGCTGGAAACGTCGCTGCTCCAGCATACGAACCCGGAGTCCGTCCACGAGGACCGACTGGACGAGGCCGCAGACGGTGGCAGCGACGGCTGGGGGGAGTGGCAAAGCGGCGTCAACCTCGCGTTCGATTCCGACGAGTTCACCGAGAACGGCGTCGTCGGCGACCCGCGAGAGGGCAGCGCCGAACGCGGGGAGACGCTGCTGGAACTGGCGACGCGGTCGCTCGTCGACCTCCTTGATGAAATTGCGGATCGACCGGTCGGACCGCGTGAGTAG
- a CDS encoding CPBP family intramembrane glutamic endopeptidase, which produces MLRPPLGLPEFDGGPLVPVATYLLTIAVLSGLVALSPGASPPPLLGMAWGGFLVVLTAAALRVEALSLRPLLPPRRTLGPVFGVVAAFWALYNLVAAALALGGVSGFEATLSRTATRPLLYLAALLSSLLFTAIPEELLFRTYLQQKCTSLAGGATRRGALLGIGLVAVLFALFHLPRWFLASGHGVGTPLAGRLLGLALVGVAYGSVYALTGNLWLVAVFHASMNYPPLAVTTSVPSELHLAVGVVECAAMVSLVYLAVRLSGRDGHPLAWSPRETSPSTGD; this is translated from the coding sequence ATGTTGCGCCCTCCACTGGGCCTGCCGGAGTTCGACGGCGGGCCGCTGGTCCCTGTCGCAACGTACCTCCTGACGATTGCCGTCCTGTCCGGCCTGGTCGCGCTCTCTCCCGGGGCGTCCCCGCCGCCGCTCCTGGGGATGGCCTGGGGCGGCTTTCTCGTCGTCCTCACGGCCGCCGCACTCAGGGTCGAGGCCCTCAGCTTGCGCCCGCTCCTCCCGCCCCGTCGAACGCTCGGGCCCGTATTCGGCGTCGTCGCCGCGTTCTGGGCGCTGTACAACCTGGTCGCGGCCGCGCTCGCGCTGGGCGGCGTCTCCGGCTTCGAGGCGACGCTGTCGCGGACAGCGACCCGTCCGCTGCTGTATCTCGCGGCCCTGCTCAGTTCGCTTCTGTTCACCGCCATCCCGGAAGAACTCCTCTTCCGAACGTACCTCCAGCAGAAGTGCACGTCGCTGGCCGGGGGCGCGACACGCCGCGGCGCTCTCCTCGGCATCGGGCTCGTGGCGGTCCTGTTCGCGCTCTTTCACCTCCCCCGGTGGTTCCTCGCGTCGGGCCACGGGGTCGGTACCCCACTCGCGGGCCGGCTCCTCGGACTGGCACTCGTGGGGGTCGCCTACGGGAGCGTGTACGCGCTCACGGGGAACCTCTGGCTCGTCGCGGTGTTCCACGCCTCGATGAACTACCCACCGCTCGCGGTCACGACGAGCGTCCCGTCCGAACTCCACCTCGCTGTGGGCGTCGTGGAATGCGCCGCCATGGTCTCGCTGGTCTACCTGGCCGTCCGGCTCTCGGGGCGGGACGGCCACCCGCTCGCCTGGTCCCCGAGGGAGACGTCCCCCTCGACCGGGGACTAG
- a CDS encoding CobW family GTP-binding protein, whose translation MIDTGSDSIPMTVISGPLGAGKTTLVNRLLSEPGDRRIAVVVNDMGEINVDAELVADEADAGQEGVVDLSNGCICCRLQDDLVTEVTRLAEERSFDYLVVEASGISEPIPIARTLTVGPDGGEPPAGFHLDTTVSVVDAYGFWKAFDPEESLPDAAPDPERPLTEVLVDQIEFCDVLLLNKCDMVPDDALDAVAAAVRALQPRATVHRTTYSEVDPGDVLGTGRFDFEAAKRRQGWKEALAGSDGHEGHEHDGASAAAAHGVDSFTYRRETPFHPGRFDDWLDDWDGTIVRAKGFAWVASRPETVVGVSQAGPSVRAGPIGEWGDDDPATRLVFIGREMDKDGIVAGLDDCLVTDAERTQTFDSDPFPRDG comes from the coding sequence ATGATCGACACTGGCTCGGATTCGATTCCGATGACAGTCATCAGCGGGCCCCTCGGTGCGGGGAAGACGACACTAGTCAACAGGCTGTTGAGCGAGCCCGGGGACAGGCGAATCGCCGTCGTCGTCAACGATATGGGGGAGATAAACGTCGACGCGGAGCTCGTCGCGGACGAGGCGGACGCGGGCCAAGAGGGTGTCGTGGACCTCTCGAACGGGTGTATCTGTTGCCGGCTCCAGGACGACCTCGTGACCGAGGTGACGCGGCTCGCCGAAGAGCGGTCGTTCGACTACCTCGTCGTCGAGGCTTCCGGCATCAGCGAGCCGATTCCCATCGCGCGGACGCTGACAGTCGGGCCGGACGGGGGCGAGCCGCCGGCGGGGTTCCATCTCGATACGACGGTGTCGGTCGTCGACGCCTACGGGTTCTGGAAGGCGTTCGACCCCGAGGAGTCGCTGCCGGACGCCGCGCCCGACCCCGAGCGACCGCTCACAGAGGTGCTGGTCGACCAGATAGAGTTCTGCGACGTGCTCCTGCTGAACAAGTGCGACATGGTGCCCGACGACGCGCTCGACGCCGTCGCGGCCGCGGTGAGAGCGCTCCAGCCCCGGGCGACCGTCCACCGGACGACCTACAGCGAAGTCGACCCAGGCGACGTGCTCGGGACCGGCCGGTTCGACTTCGAGGCCGCCAAGCGACGGCAGGGCTGGAAGGAGGCGTTAGCCGGGTCGGACGGGCACGAGGGCCACGAACACGACGGGGCATCGGCGGCAGCGGCCCACGGCGTCGACTCGTTCACCTATCGCCGCGAGACGCCGTTTCACCCGGGTCGGTTCGACGACTGGCTCGACGACTGGGACGGCACAATCGTCCGCGCGAAGGGGTTCGCGTGGGTCGCAAGCCGGCCGGAGACGGTCGTGGGCGTGAGTCAGGCCGGCCCGTCGGTCCGGGCCGGCCCCATCGGCGAGTGGGGCGACGACGACCCCGCCACCCGACTGGTCTTCATCGGCCGGGAGATGGACAAGGACGGCATCGTGGCCGGACTCGACGACTGTCTGGTCACGGACGCGGAGCGAACCCAGACGTTCGACAGCGACCCGTTCCCGCGGGACGGCTGA
- a CDS encoding S8 family serine peptidase, with the protein MRNAAVWLLAVVAVGSLTAGIAVLAVTAPAEPRPAATDGDPVAVSNGTAGRFAELHATGIAGSNVSVGVVDPTGFDTESDAIAGRVAATRAFGAGPAHGTDEAHGTATAAVVARTAPDADLYLARIDSVDSYRRAVAWLVRADVDVIVAPVSFYGQPGDGTGPVARSATRATRRGAVFVAPAGNLAQSHWSGRYTAEAVENRTVAFAGGSRRSYVRGGTEITVWLSWERDHADEEYTVELYRTNGTDSRLVARSQPYHGDSVPNERIVADVRPGDYYLVVRGPASPTGTRLRLVSPTHDLQHATTRNSVVAPGTARGAVTVGAYNSRVDQLEPFSSHGPTVDGRPGVDVVAPDRQFAAAAPDGFVGSSAAVPYVGGTVALLLDANESLSPRRTERVLERTARDVSEPGLDNGTGHGAVDPVRAVRAARNRTEG; encoded by the coding sequence GTGCGTAACGCCGCCGTCTGGCTGTTGGCCGTCGTGGCTGTCGGGTCGCTGACGGCCGGCATCGCTGTGCTCGCGGTGACGGCTCCGGCGGAGCCGCGCCCGGCCGCGACTGACGGCGACCCGGTAGCGGTGTCGAACGGGACGGCCGGTCGGTTCGCCGAACTCCACGCGACCGGTATCGCGGGGTCGAACGTCTCGGTCGGCGTCGTCGACCCGACGGGGTTCGACACGGAGTCGGACGCGATTGCCGGGCGCGTCGCCGCGACGCGGGCGTTCGGGGCCGGTCCCGCACACGGGACCGACGAGGCACACGGCACCGCGACGGCGGCCGTCGTGGCCCGGACCGCCCCGGACGCCGACCTGTACCTCGCACGGATAGACAGCGTCGACAGCTACCGGCGGGCCGTGGCCTGGCTCGTCCGGGCGGACGTCGACGTAATCGTCGCGCCGGTCTCGTTCTACGGGCAACCGGGCGACGGGACCGGGCCGGTCGCCCGGAGCGCGACCCGAGCGACGAGGCGCGGGGCGGTGTTCGTCGCCCCGGCCGGGAACCTCGCACAGTCACACTGGTCGGGCCGGTACACCGCAGAGGCCGTCGAGAACCGGACGGTCGCCTTCGCGGGCGGGAGCCGGCGGAGTTACGTCCGGGGCGGGACCGAAATCACGGTCTGGCTCTCCTGGGAGCGCGACCACGCGGACGAGGAGTACACGGTCGAGCTGTACCGGACGAACGGAACCGACTCGCGGCTGGTCGCCCGCTCGCAGCCCTATCACGGCGACAGCGTGCCGAACGAGCGCATCGTCGCCGACGTCAGGCCCGGCGACTACTACCTCGTCGTTCGCGGGCCGGCGTCCCCGACCGGCACGCGGCTCCGGCTCGTCTCACCGACACACGACCTCCAGCACGCGACGACCCGAAACAGCGTCGTCGCGCCGGGGACCGCACGCGGTGCCGTCACCGTCGGCGCGTACAACAGCCGCGTCGACCAGCTCGAACCGTTCAGTTCCCACGGCCCGACGGTCGACGGCCGGCCCGGCGTCGACGTCGTCGCCCCGGACCGACAGTTCGCCGCCGCCGCGCCCGACGGCTTCGTCGGCTCCTCGGCGGCGGTCCCCTACGTCGGCGGGACCGTGGCCCTGCTACTCGACGCGAACGAGTCCCTGTCCCCGCGCCGGACCGAACGGGTGCTGGAGCGGACCGCCAGGGACGTGAGCGAGCCGGGACTCGACAACGGGACCGGCCACGGGGCGGTCGACCCGGTGCGTGCGGTCCGAGCCGCGCGGAACCGGACCGAGGGTTAA
- a CDS encoding type II toxin-antitoxin system VapC family toxin, protein MILLDNNIIRKYARPDPDAAVLNYLSEHRTEPWGISALVLFEFLSYYDTQSKQRTRRSQLTRAVDTVISFDGDTAAEAASMETALEAAGVSLGDVDLLIAATARQHQATLVTADKTDFDKAALHEFMDVDIVDAS, encoded by the coding sequence ATGATTCTCCTCGACAATAACATCATCCGAAAGTACGCCCGCCCGGACCCGGATGCGGCTGTTCTCAACTATTTATCCGAGCATCGAACTGAACCATGGGGTATCTCAGCACTCGTCCTCTTCGAATTTCTGTCCTACTACGACACGCAGTCAAAACAGCGCACGCGGCGAAGCCAGCTGACACGGGCTGTTGACACCGTAATCAGCTTCGATGGCGATACTGCTGCTGAAGCGGCCAGCATGGAAACCGCGCTCGAAGCTGCCGGTGTCTCACTCGGCGATGTCGATCTACTCATAGCCGCGACAGCGCGCCAACACCAAGCGACGCTGGTGACTGCCGACAAGACTGATTTCGACAAGGCGGCGTTACACGAGTTCATGGATGTCGACATAGTCGACGCGTCCTAA
- a CDS encoding glutathione-independent formaldehyde dehydrogenase, producing MNAVVYKGPKEVAVEEVDEPEIEHPNDVLIDITTSCICGSDLHMYEGRTAAEPGIVFGHENMGIVTAVGDAVSSLEVGDRVVAPFNVACGFCENCENGYTGFCTNVNPGFAGGAYGYVAMGPYKGGQAEKLRIPYADFNALKLPEGDEHEDAFSLLADIFPTGWHGTELANLEPGDSVAIYGAGPVGLMAAYSAKIKGAAEIYSVDRVPSRLELAEEHCDATPINFEDGNPVEQIKERHGGGVDKGVDAVGYQAIDPDKEAADAYDPARENPAVVINNLIRTVKPTGELGIPGLYVPEDPGAPDDMAAQGRLGIDFGLLFEKGQALGTGQCNVKSYNRELRDLIIEGRADPSWVVSHRVDLEQAPEMYEAFDNREEGVTKVLLEP from the coding sequence ATGAACGCTGTTGTGTACAAGGGCCCGAAGGAAGTGGCCGTCGAAGAGGTAGACGAACCGGAGATAGAGCACCCGAACGACGTACTTATCGACATCACGACCTCGTGTATCTGCGGGTCCGACCTCCACATGTACGAGGGGCGGACGGCGGCGGAACCCGGCATCGTGTTCGGACACGAGAACATGGGTATCGTCACAGCGGTCGGCGACGCCGTGTCCTCGCTGGAAGTGGGCGACCGCGTCGTCGCGCCCTTCAACGTCGCCTGTGGGTTCTGTGAGAACTGCGAGAACGGATACACAGGGTTCTGTACGAACGTGAATCCTGGCTTCGCTGGCGGGGCTTACGGCTACGTCGCCATGGGGCCGTACAAGGGCGGCCAGGCCGAGAAGCTCCGCATCCCCTATGCGGACTTCAACGCCCTCAAACTCCCGGAGGGCGACGAACACGAGGACGCCTTCTCCCTGCTCGCGGACATCTTCCCGACAGGCTGGCACGGGACAGAACTCGCCAACCTCGAACCGGGCGACTCCGTCGCTATCTACGGGGCCGGCCCGGTCGGGCTGATGGCCGCCTACAGCGCGAAAATCAAGGGCGCGGCGGAGATTTACTCCGTCGACCGCGTTCCGAGCCGGCTCGAACTCGCCGAAGAACACTGCGACGCGACCCCGATAAACTTCGAGGACGGCAACCCGGTCGAACAGATAAAGGAGCGACACGGCGGCGGCGTCGACAAGGGCGTCGACGCCGTCGGCTACCAGGCAATCGACCCCGACAAGGAAGCCGCCGATGCCTACGACCCGGCGCGTGAGAACCCGGCCGTCGTCATCAACAACCTCATCCGGACGGTGAAACCGACCGGCGAACTCGGGATTCCGGGACTCTACGTGCCCGAAGACCCCGGCGCGCCGGACGACATGGCCGCACAGGGCCGTCTCGGCATCGACTTCGGGCTGCTCTTCGAGAAGGGCCAGGCGCTCGGGACCGGCCAGTGTAACGTCAAGTCCTACAACCGGGAGCTGCGGGACCTCATCATCGAGGGACGAGCCGACCCCAGCTGGGTTGTCTCCCACCGCGTCGACTTGGAGCAGGCCCCGGAGATGTACGAGGCCTTCGACAACCGGGAGGAGGGCGTCACGAAGGTGCTGCTGGAGCCCTGA
- a CDS encoding aldehyde dehydrogenase family protein — translation MSNDLSIDADWSRQYIDGEWVPADDGGTIAVEDPSTREAVATVPAATERDVDAAYEAASEAQTEWETAPPAHRAEVVQQFLAALQEHSDAVVDLLAHEVGGSAIMGETSIQIASDHAGEAATLPRRMKGEHAESNIPGKENTVERGPKGVVTVISPWNFPLNLSARAVLPAIAAGNSVVLKPSTNSPITGGLLFARLFEQTDLPDGVLNVVTGRGSDIGDRVASHPESDVVSFTGSTEVGQHVAGLAGENLAVPAMELGGNNPFVVTSDADVDRAVDAATFGSFVHQGQVCISINRHIVHEDIYDEYVRKLTERAASLTVGSAHDPATEVGPIIDESQRDEMLDYVEETVAAGATLETGGETVAIDGVEDSLVVKPTVLSGVTNDMAAACNEHFGPIAPVIPFSDVDEAVEIANDTEYGLSGAVHADDLSVAKDIASRLETGNVHINDQPINDEAHVPFSGIGASGVGEYNSDAFLREITETKWISVQHEPRDYPL, via the coding sequence ATGTCGAACGACCTGTCCATCGACGCCGACTGGAGCAGACAGTACATCGACGGCGAGTGGGTGCCGGCCGACGACGGCGGGACCATCGCCGTCGAGGACCCCTCGACGCGGGAGGCCGTCGCCACGGTCCCCGCCGCGACCGAACGCGACGTCGACGCAGCCTACGAGGCCGCCAGCGAGGCACAGACCGAGTGGGAGACGGCCCCGCCGGCCCACCGCGCGGAGGTCGTCCAGCAGTTCCTGGCGGCGCTCCAGGAACACAGCGACGCAGTCGTCGACCTGCTGGCTCACGAGGTGGGTGGCTCCGCCATCATGGGCGAGACGTCCATCCAGATAGCCTCCGACCACGCCGGCGAGGCGGCGACGCTGCCCCGGCGGATGAAGGGTGAACACGCCGAGTCGAACATCCCCGGCAAGGAGAACACCGTCGAACGCGGACCGAAGGGCGTCGTGACGGTCATCTCCCCGTGGAACTTCCCGCTGAACCTCTCGGCGCGGGCGGTCCTGCCCGCCATCGCCGCCGGGAACAGCGTCGTCCTCAAGCCCTCGACAAACTCGCCGATTACGGGCGGGCTCCTGTTCGCCAGGCTCTTCGAGCAGACCGACCTGCCCGACGGCGTGCTCAACGTCGTGACCGGGCGCGGCTCGGACATCGGTGATCGCGTCGCCAGCCACCCCGAGAGCGACGTCGTCTCTTTCACCGGCTCGACGGAAGTCGGGCAACACGTCGCCGGCCTCGCCGGGGAGAACCTCGCCGTGCCCGCGATGGAACTCGGCGGCAACAACCCGTTCGTCGTCACGAGCGACGCCGACGTCGACCGCGCCGTCGACGCGGCGACGTTCGGCTCGTTCGTCCACCAGGGGCAGGTCTGTATCTCCATCAACCGACACATCGTCCACGAGGACATCTACGACGAGTACGTCCGGAAACTGACCGAACGCGCCGCGTCGCTCACGGTCGGGAGCGCCCACGACCCGGCGACCGAAGTCGGCCCCATCATCGACGAGTCCCAGCGCGACGAGATGCTCGACTACGTCGAGGAGACCGTTGCGGCTGGAGCCACGCTCGAAACCGGCGGCGAGACGGTGGCTATCGACGGCGTCGAGGACTCGCTGGTCGTGAAGCCGACGGTGCTGTCGGGCGTGACCAACGACATGGCGGCGGCCTGCAACGAGCACTTCGGTCCCATCGCGCCGGTCATCCCGTTCTCGGACGTCGACGAGGCCGTCGAAATCGCAAACGACACCGAATACGGCCTCTCCGGGGCCGTCCACGCCGACGACCTCTCGGTCGCCAAGGACATCGCCAGCCGACTGGAGACCGGGAACGTCCACATCAACGACCAGCCCATCAACGACGAGGCCCACGTGCCCTTCAGCGGCATCGGGGCTTCCGGCGTCGGCGAGTACAACAGCGACGCGTTCCTCCGTGAAATCACCGAGACGAAGTGGATTTCGGTCCAGCACGAGCCCCGCGACTACCCGCTGTAA
- a CDS encoding DUF5684 domain-containing protein: protein MVPIELIAPLQSGGAGDIVYVLFQLLVVAVQIAGMWLVFRKAGHAGWKAIVPIYNFYVMLKIGGNAWWWLVLLLVPILNIYALYRIHAGVARAFGRGIGFGLGLAFLGVLFFPLLGFGDYEYRQSDGLA, encoded by the coding sequence ATGGTCCCCATCGAACTGATAGCACCCCTCCAGAGCGGCGGTGCGGGTGACATCGTGTATGTCCTGTTCCAGCTCCTGGTGGTCGCCGTCCAGATAGCCGGGATGTGGCTGGTGTTCCGGAAGGCCGGTCACGCGGGCTGGAAGGCAATCGTCCCGATATACAACTTCTACGTCATGCTCAAAATCGGCGGGAACGCGTGGTGGTGGCTGGTCCTGCTGTTGGTCCCCATCCTGAACATCTACGCGTTGTACAGGATTCACGCCGGCGTGGCCAGAGCCTTCGGTCGCGGCATCGGCTTCGGGCTCGGGCTCGCGTTCCTGGGCGTCCTGTTTTTCCCGCTGCTGGGCTTCGGTGATTACGAGTATCGCCAGTCCGACGGGCTCGCCTGA
- a CDS encoding DUF7827 domain-containing protein, which produces MNRRSVVLAAVLVASAAGPGLAAAQQTATLSEESVPLYAAEQQVVTGETSLDPGTELTVRIQSTDAQTPFVRQSHVRVRSDGTFAARFDLSMVPPNTTYELHGHADGDPLFERRGTIAQCDADCTDPVPETPERTERGENVVAVSQGETAEIPLSMSDGGSKTLSVGSEATNYRINATVSDDDGDGEVLVLFDTAAAGTDGATLGVADDGDSLTVTEPEPALPSTLDPAAYPYRVYDGRTTDGTPTLGQLVIEANGSANERFEVEESADFGFGESVVQGRQGETVRIPVVLATADAATVSIGSPATNYEINATVRDGNGDSRVVLLFDTAAAGHDEPTLEPAADADAVAVESGSEVALDSQLAATNYDLSLYRGTEATGQPDAIGTLAVRDGNASTTASDDVDSVTGETSAAQQSRAGDFGVGTGALAVGGVLAIAGVGICLRAIMN; this is translated from the coding sequence GTGAACCGTCGCTCGGTGGTGCTGGCCGCGGTACTCGTCGCCTCGGCGGCGGGGCCGGGGCTGGCCGCTGCACAGCAGACCGCCACGCTCTCGGAGGAGAGCGTCCCGCTCTACGCCGCCGAACAGCAGGTGGTCACCGGCGAGACCTCGCTCGACCCCGGGACCGAGTTGACCGTCAGAATCCAGTCGACCGACGCCCAAACTCCGTTCGTTCGACAGTCACACGTCAGGGTCCGGTCCGACGGGACCTTCGCCGCCCGGTTCGACCTGTCCATGGTGCCGCCGAACACGACCTACGAACTGCACGGTCACGCCGACGGCGACCCGCTGTTCGAACGCCGCGGCACCATCGCTCAGTGTGACGCCGACTGCACCGACCCGGTCCCGGAGACCCCGGAGCGGACCGAACGCGGCGAAAACGTCGTCGCCGTCTCACAGGGCGAGACGGCCGAAATCCCGCTCTCGATGAGCGACGGCGGGAGCAAGACACTCTCCGTCGGCAGCGAGGCGACCAACTACCGCATCAATGCGACTGTCAGCGACGACGACGGCGACGGCGAGGTGCTGGTCCTCTTCGACACCGCAGCCGCCGGCACGGACGGGGCGACCCTGGGCGTGGCGGACGACGGCGACTCGCTGACCGTGACCGAGCCGGAGCCCGCCCTCCCGTCGACGCTCGACCCCGCCGCCTACCCCTACCGCGTGTACGACGGCCGGACGACCGATGGCACGCCGACTCTCGGCCAGCTCGTCATCGAGGCCAACGGGTCGGCAAACGAGCGGTTCGAGGTCGAGGAGTCGGCCGACTTCGGCTTCGGGGAATCGGTGGTCCAGGGTCGACAGGGCGAGACCGTTCGAATCCCCGTCGTCCTGGCGACCGCTGACGCGGCCACCGTCTCCATCGGGAGCCCCGCCACCAACTACGAAATCAACGCGACCGTCCGCGACGGGAACGGCGATTCCCGCGTCGTGCTCCTGTTCGACACCGCGGCGGCCGGCCACGACGAGCCCACCCTCGAACCCGCCGCGGACGCCGACGCCGTGGCGGTCGAATCCGGCTCCGAGGTCGCGCTCGACTCGCAACTCGCCGCGACCAACTACGACCTGTCGCTGTACCGCGGCACGGAGGCGACCGGCCAGCCCGACGCCATCGGAACGCTGGCCGTCCGCGACGGCAACGCGTCCACCACCGCCTCCGACGACGTGGATTCGGTGACCGGCGAAACGTCGGCCGCCCAGCAGTCCCGGGCCGGCGATTTCGGCGTTGGTACCGGCGCTCTCGCCGTCGGTGGCGTGCTCGCCATCGCCGGCGTCGGAATCTGCCTCCGAGCGATTATGAACTGA
- a CDS encoding ArsR/SmtB family transcription factor: protein MSSLIERIQERTGTADESPRVLGVAATETDDVLDALASDTGRSLFRTLYDEPGTPSEIADRCDTSVQNVHYHVSNLEEAELIEPVETVYSSKGNEMTVYGPASDPIVLVGDREMVPRLRQSLADVVAGLGLIGLASLFVQWGAERLANTAAGSGVLAPASPGSGPVQGTDALARVVFEVVEPGLLFFCLCLTVLGMAALLADG, encoded by the coding sequence ATGTCGAGTCTCATCGAACGGATACAGGAGCGGACGGGGACCGCCGACGAATCACCGCGAGTGCTCGGCGTCGCGGCGACCGAGACCGACGACGTGCTCGACGCCCTCGCGTCGGACACCGGTCGGTCGCTGTTTCGCACGCTGTACGACGAGCCCGGGACGCCGTCTGAGATAGCCGACCGGTGTGACACGTCGGTCCAAAACGTCCACTACCACGTCTCGAACCTCGAAGAGGCGGAGCTCATCGAACCGGTCGAGACGGTCTACTCCTCGAAGGGCAACGAGATGACTGTGTACGGCCCGGCGAGCGACCCGATTGTGCTGGTCGGCGACCGGGAGATGGTCCCCCGCCTCCGGCAGTCCCTGGCCGACGTCGTCGCCGGGCTGGGGCTGATTGGCCTCGCCAGCCTCTTCGTCCAGTGGGGCGCGGAGCGGCTGGCGAACACCGCGGCCGGGAGCGGGGTCCTGGCCCCGGCGAGTCCGGGCTCGGGGCCGGTACAGGGGACCGACGCCCTCGCCAGGGTCGTGTTCGAGGTCGTCGAGCCAGGCCTCCTGTTTTTCTGCCTGTGTCTCACCGTGCTCGGGATGGCGGCCCTGCTCGCTGACGGGTGA
- a CDS encoding PRC-barrel domain-containing protein: MRTVLASELSNVRVVSTDGREVGTVENLTIDTATGELQTVVIDSDVAEIFSVERDADGHIRLPATLIESMRDHLTIQPPAEQRPTGGDAVDS, translated from the coding sequence ATGCGAACGGTCCTCGCAAGCGAGCTCTCCAACGTTCGAGTCGTGAGTACCGACGGCCGCGAAGTCGGCACAGTGGAAAACCTCACCATCGATACGGCGACGGGCGAACTGCAGACGGTCGTCATCGACAGTGACGTCGCCGAGATATTCAGCGTCGAGCGCGACGCCGACGGGCACATCCGGTTGCCGGCGACGCTCATCGAGTCGATGCGTGACCACCTGACCATCCAGCCGCCGGCAGAGCAGCGCCCGACGGGCGGCGACGCCGTGGATTCGTAG
- a CDS encoding DUF7557 family protein: MSSSIRISDETKAKLEAVKREDETFDELLDRLAVTRTEEDVREMAGFAEEGIEEHMKQKREDLNDSFETRATGPE, from the coding sequence ATGAGCTCATCAATTCGAATCTCGGATGAAACAAAAGCGAAACTGGAAGCGGTGAAGCGTGAAGACGAAACGTTCGACGAGTTGCTGGACCGGCTCGCAGTCACTCGGACTGAGGAAGACGTTCGTGAAATGGCTGGATTCGCTGAGGAGGGGATCGAGGAACACATGAAACAGAAACGTGAGGACCTCAACGACTCGTTTGAAACCCGGGCAACGGGCCCAGAATGA